From uncultured Fusobacterium sp.:
AAATAGCAACCATAAAAGATTCCCTAGTATTTCAAGTACACTAATAATAATATCTAGTAATGTTATTGTAAATTCATTAAAGAAGATAAGCATAAATAAAAATAATGCAAAAAAACCAATTACTATATAAAATGCTAAAGTTAAAGCTGACATAAAATCACCCCAATTATGATTTTTAACTATTTTCTAATTTAATGTTAACATAAAATTAAAAAAAATAATATCTAAAATTTGTACAAAAACCCTTTTGAAATTCTTTTGAAAGAAATAATAAAAACATGCTATAATGAAGAAAAAACTAAATTTGGAGGAAAAATGTTAGATAAAGTCTTAATTATTAATACAGGTGGAACAATAGGAATGGTAAATAGTGAGAAAAACGACCCATCAAGTCCTTTGAGACCAGCAAATGATTGGAACGAGATAGCAAAAGAACACCCAATTTTAGAGAAATTCCCAACAGATTACTATCAATTTTCACCTTTGATAGATTCATCAGATATGTCACCAAAAGTGTGGATACAAATTGCTGAAATTATTGAAAGAAACTATGATAATTACAGAGGGTTTGTAGTTTTACATGGAACAGACACAATGGCATTTACTGCCTCAGCACTTTCATTTATACTTAAAAATTTAGATAAACCAGTGGTACTTACAGGATCACAAGTTCCACTTCAATTTCCAAGAAGTGACGCTCTTCAAAACCTAATTACAGCTATCCAAATAGCAGGAAATGAGATTTACGGGATAAAACTTGTGCCAGAGGTTTCAATCTTCTTTAGAGATACATTGATGAGAGGAAATAGATCGAGAAAGATAGATGCCACTAACTATTTTGGATTCTCATCACCTAACTATCCAGCTATTGGAGAGGCTGGGGGAGATATTAGAATAATTAAAGATAGAATTTTGAAAAGACCAGTAAACAAAAAGTTCTATATAGATCCAAAAATGGACAGCAGAGTTATTGTCCTTGAGCTATTCCCCGGGTTAAATCCAGCATATTTAAAAACAATTTTTGAAAATACAAATGAGATAAAGGGAGTTATACTTAAAACTTTTGGAAATGGTAATGCTCCTACAAGTCAAGAGTTTTTAGATGTATTAAAGTATATCTCATCTAAAGGGATAGTTATTGTTGATATAACTCAATGTACGAAAGGTTTTGTAAAAATGGGATTGTATGAGGCAAGTGCAAAACTTACAGATGCTGGGGTTATAAGTGGGGTGGATTTGACACCAGAAGCAGCAGTTACAAAGCTGATGTACCTTATAGGTAAAGGTTATGATTATGAAAATATCACAAAATTAATGCAGATTGATATGTGTGGAGAGCAAACAATTAGCCAATACAACTTTATATTTGAAAATATATCAGATCTTCCAACAGATCATATTGAGTTACAGGTGGATATTCCTGAAACATTAAAAGAGGAGGATCTTTATGAAGCTGTGGTAAGGGTAAAAAATATCACTAAAGAGTTTCCAAATAGGGATTTAGATGTAACTGTGACTATTGAGGGGGAAAATCAGTTAAAAGATAAGAGCCTATTTAAGATAAATAATAGAATTAGAAAGATAATAGGAGCAGAGAAAAAGAATCTGCATACTATTTTTAATCATACTATAAAATCTATTATTGATGAAAATGATAAAATAAAGATAAAAATTCAATGTGATACAAAAATAATTTGGAAAAAAATTAATTTTTCTGTTTACTCTGAGTGCATAAAATGATATATTATATGTGTGATGAATTTATTTTCAAAACATTTAAAAAAAATATATATATTTTCATTTTCATTAAGAAAATGAATAATTATATAGTTGATATATTCTACCCCCCAACTTCATATATTTTTTGAAGTCTTTTTTCGTATTTTCTATCTTGAAAAATATTGGAATCCACTGTATCATTTAGTTATGAAGTGAAACAGGAGGGGTTAAAATGGTAAAATATAGATTAGAAAGTGATTCAATCGGAACATTAGAGGTTCCAGCAGACGCATATTATGGAGTTCAATCTCTTAGAGGAAAAAACAACTTCCACATTACTGGATATAAAGTAAGTGATACATTTATAAAAGCATTAGCTTATGTTAAAAAAGCAACATCAAAAGCAAACTTTGAAGCAGGAGTAATCTCTAGAGATGTAGAAGAAGCTATGATTCAAGCTGCTGATGAGATTATTTCAGGACAATTTAGAGATCAATTTATAACTGACGTTATTCAAGGTGGAGCAGGAACTTCAATGAACATGAACATGAACGAAGTTATTGCTAACAGAGCTAACGAAATCCTAGGAGGAGAGTTAGGAAAATATGACAGATGTCACCCTAACGATCATGTAAACTATGGACAATCAACAAATGACGTTGTTCCAACTGCTGGAAAATTAACTGTTCAATTTATGATAAAA
This genomic window contains:
- a CDS encoding asparaginase, which translates into the protein MLDKVLIINTGGTIGMVNSEKNDPSSPLRPANDWNEIAKEHPILEKFPTDYYQFSPLIDSSDMSPKVWIQIAEIIERNYDNYRGFVVLHGTDTMAFTASALSFILKNLDKPVVLTGSQVPLQFPRSDALQNLITAIQIAGNEIYGIKLVPEVSIFFRDTLMRGNRSRKIDATNYFGFSSPNYPAIGEAGGDIRIIKDRILKRPVNKKFYIDPKMDSRVIVLELFPGLNPAYLKTIFENTNEIKGVILKTFGNGNAPTSQEFLDVLKYISSKGIVIVDITQCTKGFVKMGLYEASAKLTDAGVISGVDLTPEAAVTKLMYLIGKGYDYENITKLMQIDMCGEQTISQYNFIFENISDLPTDHIELQVDIPETLKEEDLYEAVVRVKNITKEFPNRDLDVTVTIEGENQLKDKSLFKINNRIRKIIGAEKKNLHTIFNHTIKSIIDENDKIKIKIQCDTKIIWKKINFSVYSECIK